The genome window AGTAAATTATGAAAAATTTCTGCATTTTTAATTCCATATTCGTTTAGCATAAAAATATCCTTCGCAAAAAATGAATGAATTGGGCTTTTCATAATTTATGATACTAATGAACACCCTGAAGTTAGTAATTGTTAATTAACTATTTTTGTGTTGTTTATTTTAAATTTAAAAATTTTTATTTTTTAAATTAATCCTCTAAAATATAAAAACAGTTCAATAGTTAAAAGTACAATAGGAATAAATTAGAACCACTTGAATTGCATGTCAAGACGAGCTTAAAATTGAATGATAAATTTAAATTATTTGTTAAAAAATAAAATTCTTTTTGTTGATTATAACGAATTTATATATTTAGCTATAGCTTCTTTTTGTTCTGCAGTTAATGTTGCTCTATAGTCAGGCATAACATCTTTTTTACCACCATTTAAAATATCAATAATTTGCTTGTCACTATATTTTTTAAAAGGTTGTATTTTTTTCGATAAATTACTTCCAACAGGTCCATCACCTGCTCCTGAAGCACCATGGCACATTACACAATGTTGGTTATATAACCCTTTGCCTTGAGTAACCAATTGCTCATTTTTATCAGCATAAACATTAAAATCTATTGTCATGAATAAAATAAAAATTAATTTTAGCGCTTTCATAAAAATCCTCATGTATGAGTGCCTTAAAAACCTTTATTTTAGATAATACCTAAAATTTTATCTTGCAGATTCTTTGGCAGAACTTCATAATGTGAAAAATGCATAGAACTACTCGCTCTTCCTTGCGATAAAGAACGAATATCAGTCTCATAACCAAATAAACAAGATAAAGGAATATTTGCATGCACTACTTGTAAATGTCCCCTGGTATCGAGTCCAGCAACATGTCCTCGTCTACTATTGATATCTGAAACAATAGTACCACTATAGTCGGGTGGAACGACAACTTCAACTTTCATAATAGGTTCCATCATGACAGGTTTTGCTGCACTTAGTGCCGTTCTTAAAGCGTTGCTTGCTGCAACTTTATAAACCACATCATCAATAGCTTGCGAATCAAAAGAATAGTCTGTTACTTTAACTTTTAAATTAACTAGTGGATAACCACATAAAGTACCACTCCCAACAGAACCATTGAGAGCTTCTTTAATAGCAGCCACAATATTCGTTGGAACCATAGATTTTGCAGGAACTTCAATTTCTACATTTCTTTTTTCATTATTTGGTTCAATTTCTAAAGAAACTTTAGCTGAAAATGTTTTATTAGATAATGTTCTGCTGAAAGAATCGCTTGCTTTTGCAGGAATAGAAATACATTCACGATAAGATACCTGTGGATTACCAACATTTGCATTAACTTTAAATTCACGTAACAAACGATCTGCTATAATTTGTAAGTGCAGTTCTCCCATTCCAGAAATAAGAACTTGCCCAGTTTCTTCGCTTGTAGAAACTTTTAGTGAAGGATCTTCTTGAGCTAATTTATTTAAACTTTGTTGTAATTTATCTAAATCACCACTACTTTTTGGCTCAATTGCAAGAGAAATAACTGGATCAGGAAACTTCATAGACTCATAGGCAATAGGGGCATTCACATCGCATAATGTGTCTCCGGTAGTTGCAAATTTTAAGCCTACTACAGCGACAATTTCTCCCGCTGAAGCAACTTGTAATTCTTCTCTATCGTTTGCATGCATGCGAAGTATTTTAGTTACACGTTCTTTTTTATTTTTTAAAGTATTTAAAACGGCATCACCAGTTTTAATTGAACCAGAATAAATACGCATAAAAAATAATGCCCCAACAAATGGATCGCTCATTATTTTAAATACTATTCCTGAAAAAGATTCATCTTCTTGTGAAAGGCGTTTCCCACTTTTTACCACTCCTTCAATTTCAACTCCTTCCACTGGAGGTAAATCTAAAGGAGATGGTAAATAGTCTATTACGGCATCTAGTAAAGGCTGAATTCCTTTATTTCTAAAAGAAGAACCCATAAAAATTGGTACAATTTTTAAATCTATAACAGCTTTTCTTAAAGCGCTTTTAATTTGCTCTGCAGTTACTTTTGCGTCAGCTAATACGGCCTCAGCCAATTCATCATCAAAATCAGCCAGATTTTCCACTAAAACTTGGCGATATAAAAGAGCATCGTCTTTTAAATTAGCAGGAATTTCTTGAATAACTGGTTGAGTATCTTTATCGTCAGAGCGCCAAATATAAGCCTGCAGAGAAATAAGATCAACAACTCCTGTAAAGCTACTTTCTGCCCCAATTGCAATTTGTGCAAAAGCAACATTTGTATTTAATTTTTCTTTCATAGATTGAATGCACATTTCAGGATCTGCACCCACTTTATCCATTTTATTTAGAAAAGCGACTCTAGGTACTTTGTAACGATCAGCCTGTCTCCAAACCGTTTCTGACTGTGGTTCTACCCCATTAGCGGCATCAAATACCGCAACAGCACCATCAAGCACTCGCAAAGAACGTTCCACTTCAACAGTAAAATCAACATGGCCAGGAGTATCAATTAAATTGATTCGATGATCTTTCCAAAAGGTAGTTGTTGCTGCAGAAGTAATGGTGATTCCACGCTCCTGTTCTTGCACCATCCAATCCATTGTTGCTGTACCTTCGTGTACTTCCCCTAATTTATGGCTACGCCCAGTGTAATACAAAATTCGCTCAGAAGTAGTTGTTTTTCCTGCATCGATATGTGCCATGATACCAATATTGCGATATTTTCTTAATTCTAGATTACTATTAGACATAATTAAGTTCTTTCAACAATGTAATATAATTGAGAAATTCAAAGGGGATAGCGATCCTCTATGCATGATTAGGTATACAATTTATCTTTAAAAATCAACAACTGATGCAGTTACATGAACTATCAATCATTGTAGAGGTAGTTAAAAGTAGCTTTAATTCTTGAAAAGAAAGAAATTATATTAAAGGTATTTGTTAGTAAAATTCTCTTTAAGCGAATAATTAGGAACAAAATTTTTTTGACACCAAGCATATTTTATAAATCTAGTTAATACTGATCAATAATAGCCCATGTTAAAATATAATTTAAGCTAACAATCAGGAGAATAAAAATGCGCCACACAAATTTACTTTTTATCAAAATATTATTTGTTTTTATTGCACTCATAACATGTCAATTCAGTTACGCAGGAACCTGCACCATTCATGTAACTCGTGAGGCTTGCCCAGGAATGGAAAAAGACAGCTATGCAAAATGTGGTGGAAAACCTAGTTGTGATGAAACGAAAAAAACAGGCAGCGCAGATGCATGTGCAAAAGCAGCTTTAGAAGCTTGTGATAACGTTGCAGCAAGGCAAAAACAAACAAAAACAAAGAAAATTACAGCCGATTTTGATGGCGCTCCTGTTGAGGGAGGGAAGAATTTTTGTGATCCAAGTCGCCCCGACTTTAATAAGTGCTAAAGTTTAGGTTTAGATTATTAAAAATCAAACTGGAAATTTATGAAAATATTAAATAAACTTTCCTTAAAAGCAAAATTAAACCTCCTAAATGGTACTTTAGCTCTATTTTTATTACTTGTAAGCGCTGTTGCCCAATTTGGAATTCATTCAAGTAATTTAATAATTGAACAACTTTCTTCTAATGAATCTTCTCATTGGTTAAATCAATCCTTAATTGTAAAATCAGATATTCAAGTCGCAGTGCGAGTGGCATTTGAACCTTATGCTGAAGGAAAAGCTGTTGCTGCTGGTCCTATAAAAGATGCTAATGATTCTATAAAAACATTTGAACAAAATTTAGATAAATTTGCTGCTGAAAGTAAATTTACCCCTGAAGAAAGTACTAAATTTAACAAATTAAAAGACCAATGGAAAACCATTAAAGAAAGTTTGACTGTAATTTTAAAAAATATGCAAGAAGGTAAGTTAAAACGAGAAGAAATTAATGCACTGATAATAAAAACCGAAGATGCTTTTTTAAATGTAAATGATATTTTAAGTGAAATATTAGCAGGAAACAGAAAAAAAACTTTAGAACTCCATACTACTGCTCAATTAAAAGAAAAAATTTATTTCGCAGGACTTTTAACACTACTTATTTTAACAATAACTATTTCTGTTATTAGCTTTGTTTTTACAATAAGATTAAATAGAAGCTTTAAAAAACTAAGTACAGATCTTTTTAGTAGATCAAAAGAAATAACAACTGTTGTTAGCTCGCTAAAAGAAAGTTCAGATTCTCTTAATTCTGCAATTAACGAACAGTCCCATTCAATCCATGATACAACCGCAGCAATAAATCAAATGAATTCAACAGTTAATAATACAACTTTAAATACAAGAGAATTATTTGATGTTTCTAAAAGTTCATTAGAAAGAGCAGATAGTGGCAAATTAATTATGTCAAATTTAGTTACAGCAATGGAAGCAATTCATAAATCTAACGAACAATTACAAGAGATAAGCCAAATAATAACTCAAATAAATACAAAAACAGCAGTAATAAATGACATAGTCTCTAAAACAGAATTATTATCCCTCAATGCTTCTATTGAATCTGCGCGCGCAGGTGAGCAAGGAAAAGGCTTTGCAGTTGTTGCTGAAGAAGTAGGTAATTTGGCGAAAATTAGCGGTAAATCATCAAAAGAAATCCAAGATTTAATCTCAAAAAGCGAAGAACAGGTTTCAAAAATAATAGAACAAACTAAAAAAAGAGTTGATGATGTAAAAGAAGTAACAAATAATGCACAAAAATCATTTGAAGATATTTCAGAAAATATTTCCTCGCTTTCGAATTTTATCGAAAAAATTACTATGGCTACTCAAGAACAAGAAATAGGAATTAAACAAGTTTCTAGTGCTATGGAAAATATAGAGCGTTCCACTTCAAATATTCAGAAATCTATTGGGGTAACAAGTAATTGTTCAGAAAATTTAGTAGAACAAGGAAATAAATTAGAATTTGCATCAAAAGATATAGATAAATTAATCAGCGGTTACTGATTACTTAAAATAGAAACATATTTACCATTCTGTTCTTTATACTTGCTAAATTTAGTCATAATTTTTTCAATAAATGAACCTAACTCACCAGAACTAGTTTCAATAATTGCTTGTTTTATTTCTTTTGGCTCATAAACTATCCCATATAAGTAGCGATAAAAAGTTCCATCTTTTTTTATAAAAAATAAAGCTGCTGCATGGGAATACTCACCAGTTCTAGGCTCATATTCATAATAAAAATTTAATTGTTTAGTTAGCTTTTTAATAGATTCTTCATCAGCCACTAAAAAGTCCCATTTAGCAGACTCCTGGCCAGTCTTAGGTACCCAGACTTTGTGTTTTTCAGCAGCAATATCAACATTATCTTTTGGATCAAAACTAACTGTTGCTATTCTAAAACCATCTCCTATTTTCCAACCAAGTTTTTTTAGTGAGTCTGCTAAATTAACAAATTGCAAGGCACACATGGTTGTGCATTTATAATAATTTAATGTAATAATTAAAACTTTTTCGTTCTGCAACAAATCGTTTAAAGAAACAATATTTCCTAATTGATTTTTAAATTTTAAAGATAAATCTACTTTTGTGTTTAATTTCTCATAAATTTCTCCTTGTTTTTCTTGCTTTATCGTTTCTGCATAACTCCTATGATGGAATGCTATTAAGATAATTCCAAGCAAAACGAGATATATTATACTTTTTCTTTTTTGCTGAAGATATTTTTTTTGGGCCATACAAGATTTCCTCTTTTAAAGAGTTTAACAGATGATAAATCGTTGCTCTTCACAGTTGATACCATTAGAATCGAATTTGTTATAATAGGAGGAGCTACTTTGAGCAAAATTCTTTCAGGAAAAATTGTTGTAATTGGTTTTGGAAATATAGGCAAAGCTCTTGTAAGGGGGCTACAAATCACAGGCCATGAAGTCGAAATATATGTTTGTGATAGGGGAGAACTGCCCGCGCATGAAGAATTTCCCGAAGGACTAGATTTTAACAAAATTACATATTTAAATTATGATAGTATCCCTAATTTAAAAAATAGTTTATTTCTAAATGAAAATGATACTATTATTTTATCTGTTAAACCACAAAATTTTATTGAAGCCATTGAACGTTGGAAATCAGTGTTTTTAAATAACCAAAATTTTCCGTTAGTCATTTCAGTTCTCGCGGGAACACCTACAGAAGTTATCCATAAATACTTTTCTGAAGATTGCCCCGTTGTTCGAAGCATGCCAAATATTGCTGCAACTATTGATTGTTCTGCAACCGTAATAAGTGCTAGTAAAAAAACTCCAAAACATTTTTTAGAGCGAGCAAAAATTATTTTTGATGCAGTAGGAAAAACTTGGATCACTAATGAAGATCAACTTGATGCCGTCACAGGGTTAAGTGGTAGTGGTCCAGCTTACATTTACATGGTGATTGAAGCCATGGCAGATGGTGGTGTTAAAATGGGATTATCTCGTCAACTTTCCATAGAACTTGCCACCCAAACTGTATTAGGTGCTGCAAAACTCGTTCAAGAAACAAAAATACATCCTGCTGTTTTGCGCGACCAAGTGACTACACCTGGCGGAACTACAATTAGCGCTATTCATGAATTGGAAAAATTTGGCTTAAGACCCATGCTCATTTCAGCTGTTGTAACCGCCTCAGAACGTAGTGCTGCATTAGCTAAACTAGTAGAAACAAAAATAAAAGAGCAAGTTTAAAATAAAAGTAAAATTGTTCTTTTCCACTCTTTTATCTCAAACAAAATATTGACTAAAATTTTTTCTCTAAGAAAAAATAGATAAATATTTTTCTTTCCTTTAAACCCTGAAATTACGATATAGCATAAGCCTACAATGGGTTTGTGCTTTAAGGCTTATTTTCATTTTAGCAACTTAGGGAGAAGTCTTATAATGAATATTCTTGTTATCAATAGTGGAAGTTCTTCCCTTAAATTTCAAATAATTGAAACAGACCAAGCTCTTATAGATAGTTCAACAGACAAAATTAAACTCAAAGGCTTAATAGATAGAATTGGTACGCAAGCTCTTGCAAAAATTTCAGTTCCAAATGGCATTGAAATTAAAGAGTCCGTTGCAATACGCGATCACTCTGCAGCATTAGATTATATTTTTAAAAAGATTACTTCTGGCACCCTTAATTTAGATGGAATTTTTTCTTTAACAGATATTCATGCGATAGGGCACAGAGTTGTTCACGGCGGTGAAAAATTTTCTAAATCTGTTTTAGTAGATAAAACTGTCCTAAAAAGTATAGAAGACTGTATTGATTTAGCACCTCTTCACAATCCAGCTAACCTAAAAGGAATTCAAGCAACTTTAGCATTATTCGGTGAAAAAGTTCCCCATGCTGTTGTATTTGATACTGCCTTTCACTCAACTATTCCCGAAGTAAACTATCTTTACGCATTACCATATCAATATTATCGTCGGTACCGTATTCGGAAGTATGGTTTCCATGGATTGTCACACCGCTATGTAAGTTATCATTATCGCAAAAAAGTGGGTATTGAACGAGATAAAGTAAATATTATTACTGTGCATTTAGGAAACGGATGTTCAATATGTTCTATTAAAGAGGGAAAATCCTTTAATACATCCATGGGTTTCACGCCATTAGCTGGCTTAATTATGGGAACAAGAGCGGGAGATATCGACGCATCAATTCCTGAATATCTTGCACATAAAGAAGGAATTACCTTATCAGATATAGATATTCTTTTAAATAAAGCATCAGGTTTACTAGGAATTTCTGGTTTAACAAATGACATGCGTGAACTGCTTGATGAAGAAAGAGAACATCATGATAGACGTGCTACTTTAGCTATAGATATGTTTACTATGCGCATAAAACATTATTTAGGAGCATATTTAGCTGAAATGGGCGGCGCAGATGCTATTATTTTCACGGGCGGAATAGGTGAAAACTCATCTGAAGTTCGGAGAAGAATTTGTGAAGGCCTGCAGTTTTTAGGGATTGAATTAAACGAGCAAGCAAATAAAGAAAAATGTTTGGGAGTTGAAGGAGATATTTCTGCCCCAAATAGTAAAGTAAAAGCTTGGGTTATTCCAACCAATGAAGAATTAATGATCGCTCGCGATACTTTTCGCTGCGTAAATGGTTTGCCTGCATTTTAAAAGTTTCTAAATATTTTTGCTTTCAGACATTTATTTTGCTAACTTAATTAATGTCTTTGATATTCCCTGAAGCCCTCTTTTAGTACAATTTGTTTAATATAAAACTAGTACAATTTTTATTTTTTAGAATAACTCAATTGAGGTGTTTTATGAAACAGAATATTCATTTTGTCCTCAAAAATATTTTAATTTTAACGCTTTTTTTCTCTACTAAATTATATGCTAACAATATTAATTTTTATTTAAATAGTAAAATAGCAAATAACTTTGTTGATTTAAAAAAAAATGTTGAATCTGCATGTATTTTTGAAAGCCCTTATAATAAAAAGTGCATGTCATATTCCACTTTATTTAATGAATATTTTATTAGCAGGGGAAACTTTTCTGTTGAGTATAACAATTTAAACTCAGGCAGTGCAACTACAGTGGTTATTTGTCACATAACAAAAAATAAACTTAAATATGTAACAAATCCTTTTTCTATAGACAAAAATTTTTTAGATTATACTGAAAATTTTGAATACCAATTTAATATTAAATTTAATTGGTTTGTTGATAAAAATGTATTAAAAAATAAGAAATATTTTTTTATTACTAATCAAAAGTTACAAATAGAATTTATAACAGAGCCGAACAGCATTAATCAGCAAATAGATCAAACTTGTTTGAAAAAAATTTTTCAAGAAATACTCAACTTAAATGCTGTTCCCTTAACTTAGAGCTAAAGTAAGAGCTGCAACATGCGCAATATCTTCAGCAGAGGCACCTCTGGATAAGTCAGAAAAAGGTTTTGCTGCGCCTAATAAAATAGGCCCCCAAGCTTCTGCACCACCAATTCTTTGAGTTATTTTATAGCCAATATTTCCTGCATCAAGATCGGGAAAAATAAAGACATTCGTTTTACCTTGCGCTTTTCCTTGTGGATTTTTTCTTTGCGCCACACTTGGAACACAAGCGGTATCAAACTGAACTTCTCCATCAGCAATGATATTTGGATATTTTTCAGTAAATATTTTAAAAGCATTTCTAACTTTTTCAACATCAGGATGTTCAGCACTGCCAACTGTAGAAAAACTTAAAAAAGAAACATGCGGTGTTTGACCACTCCAGAAAGCATATGCCTCTTGTCCAAGATAAGCTATATCAACCAACTCTCCACTTGATGGTTGTGGTATTACTCCACAATCTGCAAATAACACCAATCCTTCACCACCTGGAGTAGGTTTCGGCAAAGCCAATAAAAATGCACTTGTTATAATTTTAGTTTGTGGTTTTAACCCCACAGTACTTAATGCGGCACGAATCACATGCGCTGTGGAATTTACACATCCAGAAACAACAGCATCCACTTCACCTAAATGAAGTTTAGCTCCTCCTTCAAAAGTTGTATCTCCGATAAGGGGCAGAATTTTATCAGATAATGGCTTCCCCTTTTTTTCAGCAATTTTTTGCATAATATCCAAAGTTTTCTGCTTATTTTTTTCAGCTTCTTGGCTGTTACCTAAATAAGTTTTTATATTTAATTCTTTTTTTAATATTTCTGCTGCTTTAATAACCCTTTCATCATTTCCTTCAGGCAGAGAAATTGTTTTTCCTTTAGCACGCATAAAAATATTGTCTCTAGCACCACTAGATAAAGTTTGAAACAACATGTGTAATTCCTTTCATTAATAATTTTGTAAGTTTATCAAAATAAACAAATCTTATAAAAATACCTTTAACGGAGCTACTATACCACAGCATTTTATTATTCTAAAAAATTTAGCTTTCTAATTGAATTATGTTAAGCTTTCTTATCTACTATCAAAGGATAAGACATGAGACATTTCTCACTTTTAGTAATAATAATTCTGCTTATTACATGGAAGACAGAAACATTTGCAAAAGTACTTATAATCAATACGCAAGATTGGCCTCCTTATCAAACCACTGAGAACGAGCAAGTAAAAGGAAGTGCAACCGAAACTTTAAAATGCGTCCTGAAAAAAATGAAAATAGATTATTCAATAAAGGTTTTGCCCTGGAAATTAGCCCAAGATCAAGTCAAAGATAATAAAGCAGATGCCTTTTATTCTGCAGGAATAACCTCGGAAAGAAATTCATATGCTATACCTACAGAAAAAATAGCCAATTATAAATGGATTTGGGTGTTAAATAAAAATTCTAATTTAGATCCTTTAAATCCAGAGTTTTTAAAGACAGCAACAGTAGCAGCTAAATTTGGTACTGGACCAGAATTTTATTTATATGAAAAAAATTATAAAGTTATCGCTTCTCCTAAAGAACTTATACAATTATTTGAAATGT of Pigmentibacter sp. JX0631 contains these proteins:
- a CDS encoding SCO family protein translates to MAQKKYLQQKRKSIIYLVLLGIILIAFHHRSYAETIKQEKQGEIYEKLNTKVDLSLKFKNQLGNIVSLNDLLQNEKVLIITLNYYKCTTMCALQFVNLADSLKKLGWKIGDGFRIATVSFDPKDNVDIAAEKHKVWVPKTGQESAKWDFLVADEESIKKLTKQLNFYYEYEPRTGEYSHAAALFFIKKDGTFYRYLYGIVYEPKEIKQAIIETSSGELGSFIEKIMTKFSKYKEQNGKYVSILSNQ
- a CDS encoding acetate kinase, with translation MNILVINSGSSSLKFQIIETDQALIDSSTDKIKLKGLIDRIGTQALAKISVPNGIEIKESVAIRDHSAALDYIFKKITSGTLNLDGIFSLTDIHAIGHRVVHGGEKFSKSVLVDKTVLKSIEDCIDLAPLHNPANLKGIQATLALFGEKVPHAVVFDTAFHSTIPEVNYLYALPYQYYRRYRIRKYGFHGLSHRYVSYHYRKKVGIERDKVNIITVHLGNGCSICSIKEGKSFNTSMGFTPLAGLIMGTRAGDIDASIPEYLAHKEGITLSDIDILLNKASGLLGISGLTNDMRELLDEEREHHDRRATLAIDMFTMRIKHYLGAYLAEMGGADAIIFTGGIGENSSEVRRRICEGLQFLGIELNEQANKEKCLGVEGDISAPNSKVKAWVIPTNEELMIARDTFRCVNGLPAF
- a CDS encoding methyl-accepting chemotaxis protein, giving the protein MKILNKLSLKAKLNLLNGTLALFLLLVSAVAQFGIHSSNLIIEQLSSNESSHWLNQSLIVKSDIQVAVRVAFEPYAEGKAVAAGPIKDANDSIKTFEQNLDKFAAESKFTPEESTKFNKLKDQWKTIKESLTVILKNMQEGKLKREEINALIIKTEDAFLNVNDILSEILAGNRKKTLELHTTAQLKEKIYFAGLLTLLILTITISVISFVFTIRLNRSFKKLSTDLFSRSKEITTVVSSLKESSDSLNSAINEQSHSIHDTTAAINQMNSTVNNTTLNTRELFDVSKSSLERADSGKLIMSNLVTAMEAIHKSNEQLQEISQIITQINTKTAVINDIVSKTELLSLNASIESARAGEQGKGFAVVAEEVGNLAKISGKSSKEIQDLISKSEEQVSKIIEQTKKRVDDVKEVTNNAQKSFEDISENISSLSNFIEKITMATQEQEIGIKQVSSAMENIERSTSNIQKSIGVTSNCSENLVEQGNKLEFASKDIDKLISGY
- the fusA gene encoding elongation factor G, yielding MSNSNLELRKYRNIGIMAHIDAGKTTTSERILYYTGRSHKLGEVHEGTATMDWMVQEQERGITITSAATTTFWKDHRINLIDTPGHVDFTVEVERSLRVLDGAVAVFDAANGVEPQSETVWRQADRYKVPRVAFLNKMDKVGADPEMCIQSMKEKLNTNVAFAQIAIGAESSFTGVVDLISLQAYIWRSDDKDTQPVIQEIPANLKDDALLYRQVLVENLADFDDELAEAVLADAKVTAEQIKSALRKAVIDLKIVPIFMGSSFRNKGIQPLLDAVIDYLPSPLDLPPVEGVEIEGVVKSGKRLSQEDESFSGIVFKIMSDPFVGALFFMRIYSGSIKTGDAVLNTLKNKKERVTKILRMHANDREELQVASAGEIVAVVGLKFATTGDTLCDVNAPIAYESMKFPDPVISLAIEPKSSGDLDKLQQSLNKLAQEDPSLKVSTSEETGQVLISGMGELHLQIIADRLLREFKVNANVGNPQVSYRECISIPAKASDSFSRTLSNKTFSAKVSLEIEPNNEKRNVEIEVPAKSMVPTNIVAAIKEALNGSVGSGTLCGYPLVNLKVKVTDYSFDSQAIDDVVYKVAASNALRTALSAAKPVMMEPIMKVEVVVPPDYSGTIVSDINSRRGHVAGLDTRGHLQVVHANIPLSCLFGYETDIRSLSQGRASSSMHFSHYEVLPKNLQDKILGII
- the proC gene encoding pyrroline-5-carboxylate reductase; translated protein: MSKILSGKIVVIGFGNIGKALVRGLQITGHEVEIYVCDRGELPAHEEFPEGLDFNKITYLNYDSIPNLKNSLFLNENDTIILSVKPQNFIEAIERWKSVFLNNQNFPLVISVLAGTPTEVIHKYFSEDCPVVRSMPNIAATIDCSATVISASKKTPKHFLERAKIIFDAVGKTWITNEDQLDAVTGLSGSGPAYIYMVIEAMADGGVKMGLSRQLSIELATQTVLGAAKLVQETKIHPAVLRDQVTTPGGTTISAIHELEKFGLRPMLISAVVTASERSAALAKLVETKIKEQV
- a CDS encoding cytochrome c, which produces MKALKLIFILFMTIDFNVYADKNEQLVTQGKGLYNQHCVMCHGASGAGDGPVGSNLSKKIQPFKKYSDKQIIDILNGGKKDVMPDYRATLTAEQKEAIAKYINSL
- a CDS encoding transporter substrate-binding domain-containing protein — its product is MRHFSLLVIIILLITWKTETFAKVLIINTQDWPPYQTTENEQVKGSATETLKCVLKKMKIDYSIKVLPWKLAQDQVKDNKADAFYSAGITSERNSYAIPTEKIANYKWIWVLNKNSNLDPLNPEFLKTATVAAKFGTGPEFYLYEKNYKVIASPKELIQLFEMLHAKRFDAFLTPEEPTQEVFNKKLVEKDNFKFVFHSNNALVFYFSKKYVKNNPNIIKQFNLALKNCPVI
- a CDS encoding phosphate acyltransferase codes for the protein MLFQTLSSGARDNIFMRAKGKTISLPEGNDERVIKAAEILKKELNIKTYLGNSQEAEKNKQKTLDIMQKIAEKKGKPLSDKILPLIGDTTFEGGAKLHLGEVDAVVSGCVNSTAHVIRAALSTVGLKPQTKIITSAFLLALPKPTPGGEGLVLFADCGVIPQPSSGELVDIAYLGQEAYAFWSGQTPHVSFLSFSTVGSAEHPDVEKVRNAFKIFTEKYPNIIADGEVQFDTACVPSVAQRKNPQGKAQGKTNVFIFPDLDAGNIGYKITQRIGGAEAWGPILLGAAKPFSDLSRGASAEDIAHVAALTLALS